A part of Molothrus aeneus isolate 106 chromosome 10, BPBGC_Maene_1.0, whole genome shotgun sequence genomic DNA contains:
- the MFSD1 gene encoding major facilitator superfamily domain-containing protein 1 isoform X1 — MAEEQRALLGAEGGDGSHGSSGSPGPPRALPAACDPRRLPHRLLVLALMCFLGFGSYFCYDNPAALQTQVQRDMKVNTAQFMALYAWYSWPNVVLCFFGGFLIDRVFGIRLGTVIFSIFVCAGQVVFALGALFNTFWLMEVGRFIFGIGGESLAVAQNTYAVSWFKGKELNLVFGLQLSMARIGSTVNMNIMGWIYSRVQDLLGSAGPSTLGLALLIGGVTCLFSLSCALILAYLDRRAEKLLCKEQGKTGEVIKLTDVKDFSLSLWLIFVICVCYYAAVFPFIGLGKVFFIEKFRFSPQEASAINSIVYIISAPMSPVFGLLVDKVGKNVIWVLCAVVTTLASHIMLAFTFWNPWIAMCLLGLAYSLLACALWPMVAFVVPEHQLGTAYGFMQSIQNLGLAVIAIAAGMILDTRGYLFLEVFFSACVCLSLLAVVMLYFVNHLTGGDLNWSAKKRAKLQKAAASEAEEQERLRRQNEDDLAKLLPKADAFSLRNKYLSKLGAQLPAHYSSCFSTLAHRSVLK; from the exons ATGGCGGAGGAGCAGCGGGCGCTGCTGGGCGCTGAGGGCGGCGATGGCTCCCATGGCTCCTCCGGCTCCCCCGGCCCTCCCCGCGCCCTGCCCGCCGCCTGCGacccccgccgcctcccgcaccGCCTGCTCGTCCTGGCCCTCATGTGCTTCCTGGGATTCG GCAGCTACTTCTGCTACGACAACCCGGCCGCTCTGCAGACGCAGGTTCAGCGG gacatGAAGGTGAACACAGCCCAGTTCATGGCCCTCTATGCCTGGTACTCGTGGCCCAACGTGGTGCTGTGCTTCTTTGGAGGCTTCTTGATAGACAGAGTGTTTGGGATCCG GTTGGGCACTGTAATATTCAGCATCTTTGTGTGTGCTGGGCAG gtggTTTTTGCTCTGGGAGCACTGTTCAATACCTTCTGGCTGATGGAAGTGGGCAGGTTCATATTTGG GATTGGGGGCGAGTCCCTGGCCGTGGCCCAGAACACCTATGCAGTCAGCTGGTTCAAGGGCAAGGAGCTCAACCTGGTGTTTGGATTGCAGCTCAGCATGGCCAGGATT GGGAGCACGGTGAACATGAATATTATGGGATGGATCTACTCCAGAGTGCAGGatctcctgggctctgctggtcCCAGCACCCTCGGCCTGGCTCTGCTCATAG GTGGGGTCACCTGTCTGTTCTCACTGAGCTGTGCTCTAATCCTGGCTTACCTGGACAGGAGggcagagaagctgctgtgtaAAGAGCAGGGGAAAACAG GAGAGGTGATCAAGCTGACAGATGTGAAGGATTTCTCCCTGTCCTTGTGGCTCATCTTTGTCATCTGTGTCTGTTACTACGCTgcagttttccctttcattgGCCTGGGGAA ggttttctttattgaaaaattcagattttcccCTCAAGAAGCCAGTGCAATCAACAG catcGTGTACATCATCTCagcccccatgtcccctgtgttTGGCCTGCTGGTGGACAAAGTTGGCAAGAACGTCATCTGGGTACTGTGTGCTGTGGTCACCACTCTGGCCTCACACATCATGCTGGCCTTCACCTTCTGGAACCCCTGGATAGCCATG tgcctgctgggCCTGGCCTATTCCCTGCTGGCCTGTGCCCTGTGGCCCATGGTGGCCTTTGTTGTCCCCGAGCACCAGCTGGGAACTGCCTATGGCTT catGCAGTCCATCCAGAACCTGGGCCTGGCAGTGATTGCCATAGCAGCTGGCATGATCCTGGACACCAGGGGATACCTGTTCCTGGAGGTCTTCTTCAGTGCCTGTGTTTGCT TGTCACTGCTAGCTGTGGTCATGCTGTACTTTGTCAATCACCTCACAG GTGGTGATCTCAACTGGTCTGCAAAGAAAAGGGCAAAACTGCaaaaagcagctgcttctga AGCAGAAGAGCAGGAGAGGCTCAGAAGGCAGAACGAAGATGATTTGGCAAAATTGCTGCCAAAAGCTGATGCCTTTAGTTTAAGGAATAAATACCTGTCCAAGCTTGGAGCTCAG ctcccagctcattACTCCTCCTGTTTCTCAACCCTGGCCCACAGAAGTGTGCTGAAATAG
- the MFSD1 gene encoding major facilitator superfamily domain-containing protein 1 isoform X2, with protein MAEEQRALLGAEGGDGSHGSSGSPGPPRALPAACDPRRLPHRLLVLALMCFLGFGSYFCYDNPAALQTQVQRDMKVNTAQFMALYAWYSWPNVVLCFFGGFLIDRVFGIRLGTVIFSIFVCAGQVVFALGALFNTFWLMEVGRFIFGIGGESLAVAQNTYAVSWFKGKELNLVFGLQLSMARIGSTVNMNIMGWIYSRVQDLLGSAGPSTLGLALLIGGVTCLFSLSCALILAYLDRRAEKLLCKEQGKTGEVIKLTDVKDFSLSLWLIFVICVCYYAAVFPFIGLGKVFFIEKFRFSPQEASAINSIVYIISAPMSPVFGLLVDKVGKNVIWVLCAVVTTLASHIMLAFTFWNPWIAMCLLGLAYSLLACALWPMVAFVVPEHQLGTAYGFMQSIQNLGLAVIAIAAGMILDTRGYLFLEVFFSACVCLSLLAVVMLYFVNHLTGGDLNWSAKKRAKLQKAAASDSQLITPPVSQPWPTEVC; from the exons ATGGCGGAGGAGCAGCGGGCGCTGCTGGGCGCTGAGGGCGGCGATGGCTCCCATGGCTCCTCCGGCTCCCCCGGCCCTCCCCGCGCCCTGCCCGCCGCCTGCGacccccgccgcctcccgcaccGCCTGCTCGTCCTGGCCCTCATGTGCTTCCTGGGATTCG GCAGCTACTTCTGCTACGACAACCCGGCCGCTCTGCAGACGCAGGTTCAGCGG gacatGAAGGTGAACACAGCCCAGTTCATGGCCCTCTATGCCTGGTACTCGTGGCCCAACGTGGTGCTGTGCTTCTTTGGAGGCTTCTTGATAGACAGAGTGTTTGGGATCCG GTTGGGCACTGTAATATTCAGCATCTTTGTGTGTGCTGGGCAG gtggTTTTTGCTCTGGGAGCACTGTTCAATACCTTCTGGCTGATGGAAGTGGGCAGGTTCATATTTGG GATTGGGGGCGAGTCCCTGGCCGTGGCCCAGAACACCTATGCAGTCAGCTGGTTCAAGGGCAAGGAGCTCAACCTGGTGTTTGGATTGCAGCTCAGCATGGCCAGGATT GGGAGCACGGTGAACATGAATATTATGGGATGGATCTACTCCAGAGTGCAGGatctcctgggctctgctggtcCCAGCACCCTCGGCCTGGCTCTGCTCATAG GTGGGGTCACCTGTCTGTTCTCACTGAGCTGTGCTCTAATCCTGGCTTACCTGGACAGGAGggcagagaagctgctgtgtaAAGAGCAGGGGAAAACAG GAGAGGTGATCAAGCTGACAGATGTGAAGGATTTCTCCCTGTCCTTGTGGCTCATCTTTGTCATCTGTGTCTGTTACTACGCTgcagttttccctttcattgGCCTGGGGAA ggttttctttattgaaaaattcagattttcccCTCAAGAAGCCAGTGCAATCAACAG catcGTGTACATCATCTCagcccccatgtcccctgtgttTGGCCTGCTGGTGGACAAAGTTGGCAAGAACGTCATCTGGGTACTGTGTGCTGTGGTCACCACTCTGGCCTCACACATCATGCTGGCCTTCACCTTCTGGAACCCCTGGATAGCCATG tgcctgctgggCCTGGCCTATTCCCTGCTGGCCTGTGCCCTGTGGCCCATGGTGGCCTTTGTTGTCCCCGAGCACCAGCTGGGAACTGCCTATGGCTT catGCAGTCCATCCAGAACCTGGGCCTGGCAGTGATTGCCATAGCAGCTGGCATGATCCTGGACACCAGGGGATACCTGTTCCTGGAGGTCTTCTTCAGTGCCTGTGTTTGCT TGTCACTGCTAGCTGTGGTCATGCTGTACTTTGTCAATCACCTCACAG GTGGTGATCTCAACTGGTCTGCAAAGAAAAGGGCAAAACTGCaaaaagcagctgcttctga ctcccagctcattACTCCTCCTGTTTCTCAACCCTGGCCCACAGAAGTGTGCTGA
- the MFSD1 gene encoding major facilitator superfamily domain-containing protein 1 isoform X3, protein MAEEQRALLGAEGGDGSHGSSGSPGPPRALPAACDPRRLPHRLLVLALMCFLGFGSYFCYDNPAALQTQVQRDMKVNTAQFMALYAWYSWPNVVLCFFGGFLIDRVFGIRLGTVIFSIFVCAGQVVFALGALFNTFWLMEVGRFIFGIGGESLAVAQNTYAVSWFKGKELNLVFGLQLSMARIGSTVNMNIMGWIYSRVQDLLGSAGPSTLGLALLIGGVTCLFSLSCALILAYLDRRAEKLLCKEQGKTGEVIKLTDVKDFSLSLWLIFVICVCYYAAVFPFIGLGKVFFIEKFRFSPQEASAINSIVYIISAPMSPVFGLLVDKVGKNVIWVLCAVVTTLASHIMLAFTFWNPWIAMCLLGLAYSLLACALWPMVAFVVPEHQLGTAYGFMQSIQNLGLAVIAIAAGMILDTRGYLFLEVFFSACVCLSLLAVVMLYFVNHLTGGDLNWSAKKRAKLQKAAASEKES, encoded by the exons ATGGCGGAGGAGCAGCGGGCGCTGCTGGGCGCTGAGGGCGGCGATGGCTCCCATGGCTCCTCCGGCTCCCCCGGCCCTCCCCGCGCCCTGCCCGCCGCCTGCGacccccgccgcctcccgcaccGCCTGCTCGTCCTGGCCCTCATGTGCTTCCTGGGATTCG GCAGCTACTTCTGCTACGACAACCCGGCCGCTCTGCAGACGCAGGTTCAGCGG gacatGAAGGTGAACACAGCCCAGTTCATGGCCCTCTATGCCTGGTACTCGTGGCCCAACGTGGTGCTGTGCTTCTTTGGAGGCTTCTTGATAGACAGAGTGTTTGGGATCCG GTTGGGCACTGTAATATTCAGCATCTTTGTGTGTGCTGGGCAG gtggTTTTTGCTCTGGGAGCACTGTTCAATACCTTCTGGCTGATGGAAGTGGGCAGGTTCATATTTGG GATTGGGGGCGAGTCCCTGGCCGTGGCCCAGAACACCTATGCAGTCAGCTGGTTCAAGGGCAAGGAGCTCAACCTGGTGTTTGGATTGCAGCTCAGCATGGCCAGGATT GGGAGCACGGTGAACATGAATATTATGGGATGGATCTACTCCAGAGTGCAGGatctcctgggctctgctggtcCCAGCACCCTCGGCCTGGCTCTGCTCATAG GTGGGGTCACCTGTCTGTTCTCACTGAGCTGTGCTCTAATCCTGGCTTACCTGGACAGGAGggcagagaagctgctgtgtaAAGAGCAGGGGAAAACAG GAGAGGTGATCAAGCTGACAGATGTGAAGGATTTCTCCCTGTCCTTGTGGCTCATCTTTGTCATCTGTGTCTGTTACTACGCTgcagttttccctttcattgGCCTGGGGAA ggttttctttattgaaaaattcagattttcccCTCAAGAAGCCAGTGCAATCAACAG catcGTGTACATCATCTCagcccccatgtcccctgtgttTGGCCTGCTGGTGGACAAAGTTGGCAAGAACGTCATCTGGGTACTGTGTGCTGTGGTCACCACTCTGGCCTCACACATCATGCTGGCCTTCACCTTCTGGAACCCCTGGATAGCCATG tgcctgctgggCCTGGCCTATTCCCTGCTGGCCTGTGCCCTGTGGCCCATGGTGGCCTTTGTTGTCCCCGAGCACCAGCTGGGAACTGCCTATGGCTT catGCAGTCCATCCAGAACCTGGGCCTGGCAGTGATTGCCATAGCAGCTGGCATGATCCTGGACACCAGGGGATACCTGTTCCTGGAGGTCTTCTTCAGTGCCTGTGTTTGCT TGTCACTGCTAGCTGTGGTCATGCTGTACTTTGTCAATCACCTCACAG GTGGTGATCTCAACTGGTCTGCAAAGAAAAGGGCAAAACTGCaaaaagcagctgcttctga aaaggaaaGTTGA
- the MFSD1 gene encoding major facilitator superfamily domain-containing protein 1 isoform X4 — protein MAEEQRALLGAEGGDGSHGSSGSPGPPRALPAACDPRRLPHRLLVLALMCFLGFGSYFCYDNPAALQTQVQRDMKVNTAQFMALYAWYSWPNVVLCFFGGFLIDRVFGIRLGTVIFSIFVCAGQVVFALGALFNTFWLMEVGRFIFGIGGESLAVAQNTYAVSWFKGKELNLVFGLQLSMARIGSTVNMNIMGWIYSRVQDLLGSAGPSTLGLALLIGGVTCLFSLSCALILAYLDRRAEKLLCKEQGKTGEVIKLTDVKDFSLSLWLIFVICVCYYAAVFPFIGLGKVFFIEKFRFSPQEASAINSIVYIISAPMSPVFGLLVDKVGKNVIWVLCAVVTTLASHIMLAFTFWNPWIAMCLLGLAYSLLACALWPMVAFVVPEHQLGTAYGFMQSIQNLGLAVIAIAAGMILDTRGYLFLEVFFSACVCLSLLAVVMLYFVNHLTGGDLNWSAKKRAKLQKAAASE, from the exons ATGGCGGAGGAGCAGCGGGCGCTGCTGGGCGCTGAGGGCGGCGATGGCTCCCATGGCTCCTCCGGCTCCCCCGGCCCTCCCCGCGCCCTGCCCGCCGCCTGCGacccccgccgcctcccgcaccGCCTGCTCGTCCTGGCCCTCATGTGCTTCCTGGGATTCG GCAGCTACTTCTGCTACGACAACCCGGCCGCTCTGCAGACGCAGGTTCAGCGG gacatGAAGGTGAACACAGCCCAGTTCATGGCCCTCTATGCCTGGTACTCGTGGCCCAACGTGGTGCTGTGCTTCTTTGGAGGCTTCTTGATAGACAGAGTGTTTGGGATCCG GTTGGGCACTGTAATATTCAGCATCTTTGTGTGTGCTGGGCAG gtggTTTTTGCTCTGGGAGCACTGTTCAATACCTTCTGGCTGATGGAAGTGGGCAGGTTCATATTTGG GATTGGGGGCGAGTCCCTGGCCGTGGCCCAGAACACCTATGCAGTCAGCTGGTTCAAGGGCAAGGAGCTCAACCTGGTGTTTGGATTGCAGCTCAGCATGGCCAGGATT GGGAGCACGGTGAACATGAATATTATGGGATGGATCTACTCCAGAGTGCAGGatctcctgggctctgctggtcCCAGCACCCTCGGCCTGGCTCTGCTCATAG GTGGGGTCACCTGTCTGTTCTCACTGAGCTGTGCTCTAATCCTGGCTTACCTGGACAGGAGggcagagaagctgctgtgtaAAGAGCAGGGGAAAACAG GAGAGGTGATCAAGCTGACAGATGTGAAGGATTTCTCCCTGTCCTTGTGGCTCATCTTTGTCATCTGTGTCTGTTACTACGCTgcagttttccctttcattgGCCTGGGGAA ggttttctttattgaaaaattcagattttcccCTCAAGAAGCCAGTGCAATCAACAG catcGTGTACATCATCTCagcccccatgtcccctgtgttTGGCCTGCTGGTGGACAAAGTTGGCAAGAACGTCATCTGGGTACTGTGTGCTGTGGTCACCACTCTGGCCTCACACATCATGCTGGCCTTCACCTTCTGGAACCCCTGGATAGCCATG tgcctgctgggCCTGGCCTATTCCCTGCTGGCCTGTGCCCTGTGGCCCATGGTGGCCTTTGTTGTCCCCGAGCACCAGCTGGGAACTGCCTATGGCTT catGCAGTCCATCCAGAACCTGGGCCTGGCAGTGATTGCCATAGCAGCTGGCATGATCCTGGACACCAGGGGATACCTGTTCCTGGAGGTCTTCTTCAGTGCCTGTGTTTGCT TGTCACTGCTAGCTGTGGTCATGCTGTACTTTGTCAATCACCTCACAG GTGGTGATCTCAACTGGTCTGCAAAGAAAAGGGCAAAACTGCaaaaagcagctgcttctgaGTGA